The genomic segment ATCGCCTTGGGACCCTTGTCACGGCAGGCGAAAGGATGTTCGTGGTCGCCGATCCGAAGCAGATGAAACTCGTGGCGATGATCCGACAGGATGACGCGGTCACGCTACGAGATCGCGACCAGTTTACCGCCGACGTTTGGATCGAAGGACAGGGACGGCTGCTCGAGACAATCTGTTTTGATGAGTTGAAACCGCGTGCAACCCATGACCTTTCGCATCCAGCATTTGCCAGTTCGCTGGGAGGATCGCTAGCCGTTTACGCCAATCCTCAGGCCCGAAACGTGAAGGAGCGATGGAAGTTGGTCGAGCCGCGAGTGATCGCCGAAGCTTTTTGGGAGGACCCTCAATCCCAAAATGGAGGTGGGGAGCTGAGAGGCGGACAACGGGGAACCGTGCGATTTGTGCTGGGGCAGCAGACGCTGGGACAGATCCTATTAGACGAACTGATCCAGTGGTATCGGAAATCCGGCGCGAGTGTAGTGATCGCAGCACGTTAGCCCGGTGGTCGGGGTTGCCCGACTGGAGTGATTGCAGTGATGCGGAAATGTTCAGTGCAGCAAAGGATCCCTAAGTCTCGATGCTAGCAAGGACTGTGATGGGGTCGCCCCGTCCTCAACCTCCCCGCTGCCTCCCACCGATGGATTGGTGCCTTGCTCGCTTTACGGCCATACCCTTCGTCGCATGCCAATGACTCAGCTCACGGCTGCACGCCCCCCGAACAACGACAACGACTTTCACGAGGCATCGCCGTCGGCATCGCCCTGCTAATCGCGGCGTTTAGCGGCCCGGCGTCGGCTCAAAATGCAAACGTCTCGGACCTTTCGGCCTTGCAACAAGCCAACACCGAATTGTCCGAGCACGATCGTTGGAACACCAACCATCAATACGATCCCGGTTGGTGGACGCCTTATGTTGGCCAGCCGCTCGGGACGGAACGGCAATCGATGCCGCTGACGCTCGAGGACACTCTGCTCGCAACGCTCGAATACAGCAGCCAAGTGCAAGTTTTTAGCGACTTGCCCCTGATTCGTGAGACTGCCGTGATCGAAGCGGCCGCCACGTTCGATTGGCACCAATACCTCGATACACGTTGGGACGACGTTAGCGAGCCGATCGGCAATGTCTTGACGGCGGGCGCGGGGGTGGACCGATTCAACGACCATAACTTGACCGCGCGCGGTGGATACCGCCGGCGAACTCATACAGGGGGCACCGTCGATGTTTCGCAGCAATTCGGTTTCCAAGACAACAACTCACAATTCTTTGTGCCCGATCCACAAGGCACCGCCCGTTTGGTACTCGGGTTTACTCAGCCGCTGATGCGAGGTCGTGGCCGCCGATATAACGACAGCCTGATCTGCCTGGCAAAGATCGATCAAGAGGTTGCCGCGGATGAGTTTCGACGTCAACTTGAATCGCACCTGTTGGAAGTCGCTCGTTCGTACTGGGCGTTGTACCTTGAACGCGCCGCGCTGTACCAAAAGACCAATTCCTACCTTCGTGGAAAAGCGATCTACGATCGATTGGCCGCCCGTAGCGACTTGGATGCCAACGCATCACAGTTGGTCAGCGCCGAAGCGGCCATTGCGAGTCGTTACAGCGACTTGGTTCGTGCTCGTGCTGCCGTGAAGAATGCTCAATCGCGACTTCGCTCGCTCGTCAACCAGCCCTCGTACGCCAATGTCGAGTTGTTGCCCACCGATGCGCCGTCGTTCACGTCGAGTTCCGCGGATTTGGAAGAAGCGGTCGCAATCGCGGTACAGAACCGACCTGAAGTCATGCAGGCTCTGAAGCAAATCAAGGCCGCCGGCGTTCGCTTGGACATGTCCAAGAACGAATTGATGCCGCTGCTCAACTTGGTCACGCAAACCTACCTTTCTGGCTTGGCTGCTCAGGGTGACGCATTCCAGGCGTTCGAGAGTCAGTTCACCACCGGGGCTCCAAGCTATGGCATTGGATTACAATACGAATTTCCGGTGGGCAACCGCGCCGCGGAAGCGCGGCTACGTCGACGTAA from the Novipirellula artificiosorum genome contains:
- a CDS encoding TolC family protein, with the protein product MLALRPYPSSHANDSAHGCTPPEQRQRLSRGIAVGIALLIAAFSGPASAQNANVSDLSALQQANTELSEHDRWNTNHQYDPGWWTPYVGQPLGTERQSMPLTLEDTLLATLEYSSQVQVFSDLPLIRETAVIEAAATFDWHQYLDTRWDDVSEPIGNVLTAGAGVDRFNDHNLTARGGYRRRTHTGGTVDVSQQFGFQDNNSQFFVPDPQGTARLVLGFTQPLMRGRGRRYNDSLICLAKIDQEVAADEFRRQLESHLLEVARSYWALYLERAALYQKTNSYLRGKAIYDRLAARSDLDANASQLVSAEAAIASRYSDLVRARAAVKNAQSRLRSLVNQPSYANVELLPTDAPSFTSSSADLEEAVAIAVQNRPEVMQALKQIKAAGVRLDMSKNELMPLLNLVTQTYLSGLAAQGDAFQAFESQFTTGAPSYGIGLQYEFPVGNRAAEARLRRRKLELRQISNQYSTTLETIRHEVAVGVRELQTSMSELSTKQTAMRARSAQLDAMTARWEQLPGDQTDKTLTLENLLIAQSQLAGAEFEYLTAQLTYNLSLVNLKRVTGLLLQSEQVEISRICECGLPRNLLSKQSSYVIDNGGMLDGGVLDGGLLDGGTIIPVQEPTLAPEYSSTLDF